From one Danio rerio strain Tuebingen ecotype United States chromosome 19, GRCz12tu, whole genome shotgun sequence genomic stretch:
- the polr1f gene encoding DNA-directed RNA polymerase I subunit RPA43 (The RefSeq protein has 6 substitutions compared to this genomic sequence) encodes MANWTQEDGAPTPVTNPSEVSQVSGGSVTGGPAVTSCLIPSFAEAVKLLKARYSCLVLDTHRRHISLPPVHLKKKKTGIQEQLNAELLKYSNSLDGVPVAYDNIKVVGQHGNIYDDQGFIHFNIEASFVIFRPKNGSRLMGVINKMGASHVGCLVHGCFNASVMKPNALTSDQWRDSGLCVGQSLEFEVFQLDADAAGVLLIRGRLDRSRVQELVAQFEQKQVTAESSTEADATEDTTGSPKPKKKKKRKKDKNDTESSMEECVNNSSLQETSEHHQTTTEEDCSANGRHKEKKKKKKKRDKNDTESSMDECMNNNSLQETALDTTEEDCNANERHKEKKKKRDKQQDSAEIVPTSDSSGYISDKTSRKRALEAGDDIETLAAKKKKKSK; translated from the exons ATGGCGAACTGGACTCAGGAGGACGGAGCTCCGACACCCGTCACAAATCCTTCTGAAGTGTCGCAGGTCTCCGGCGGGAGTGTCACCGGCGGCCCCGCGGTGACTTCGTGCCTCATTCCGTCATTCGCGGAAGCTGTGAAGTTGCTGAAGGCCCGATACTCATGTCTGGTTCTGGACACTCACCGGAGACACATCTCCCTGCCGCCAGTACacctgaagaagaagaaaaccGGCATACAGGAGCAACTCAACGCAGAGCTGCTGAAATACTCTAACAG TCTGGATGGTGTTCCTGTGGCGTATGACAACATTAAAGTCGTGGGACAGCATGGCAATATATATGACGATCAGGGATTTATTCACTTCAACATCGAGGCGTCTTTCGTGATCTTCAGACCAAAGAATGGATCAAGGCTgatg GGTGTGATTAATAAGATGGGAGCGAGTCACGTGGGCTGTCTGGTGCACGGTTGTTTTAACGCGTCAGTGGTGAAGCCGAATGCGCTGACCTCAGATCAGTGGAGGGACTCGGGGCTGTGTGTGGGACAGAGTCTGGAGTTCGAGGTCTTTCAGCTGGACGCAGACGCTGCAGGAGTTCTGCTCATCAGAGGACGACTCGACAGATCCAG AGTGCAGGAGCTCGTGGCCCAATTTGAACAAAAACAAGTGACTGCAGAATCAAGCACAGAAGCAGACGCCACAGAAGACACGGCCGGCAGTCCAAAacccaagaagaagaagaagaggaaaaaaGACAAGAACGACACAGAGTCGTCAATGGAGGAGTGTGTGAACAACAGCAGCCTGCAGGAAACCTCCGAACACCAGCAAACCACAACAGAGGAGGACTGTAGTGCAAACGGACATCataaagagaagaagaagaagaagaagaaaagagacAAGAATGATACCGAGTCGTCAATGGACGAGTGTATGAATAACAACAGCCTGCAGGAAACCGCTCTGGACACAACAGAGGAGGACTGCAATGCAAACGAACGACataaagagaagaagaagaaaagagacAAACAGCAGGATTCAGCGGAGATCGTGCCTACCAGTGACTCCAGCGGGTACATCAGTGATAAAACCAGCAGAAAGAGAGCGCTGGAGGCCGGCGACGACACTGAAACGCCTGCTgctaaaaagaagaagaagagcaaGTGA